From the Trueperaceae bacterium genome, the window ACGATCTCGTGAGGGTCGCCCTGCGCCACGACCGCGCCGTCCTTCATGGCCACGAGGTGGTGGGCGTAGCGGCAGGCCTGGTTGATGTCGTGGAGCACCATCACGATGGTGCGTCCCTCGCGCTCGTTGAGCTGGTCGAGCAGCGAGAGGATCTCGACCTGGTGCGCCATGTCGAGGAAGGTGGTGGGCTCGTCGAGGAGCAGCACCGGCGTCTCCTGGGCCAGCGTCATCGCGATCCACGCCCGCTGCCTCTGCCCGCCCGAGAGCGTGTCGAGCGGCCTGTCCGCCAGGTCGACCAGGTTGGTGGTCTCCAGCGCCCGGGCGACCGCCTCCTCGTCGCTCTGCGACCACTGCCTGAGCAGGCTCTGGTGCGGGTAGCGCCCTTGCGAGACGAGCTCACGCACCGTCATCCCCTCGGGGGCGGTGGGTCCCTGCGGCAGCACGCCGAGCTGGCGCGCCACCTCCTTGCTGGGCAGCCTCGCGATCGCCTTGCCGTCGAGGAGCACCGTGCCGGCCTTGGGGGCCATCAGCCTCGCCATGCCGCGCAGCAGGGTCGACTTGCCGCAGCCGTTGGGACCGATCAAGGCGGTGACCTTGCCGCTGGGTATCGACATCGCGAGGTCCCGGACGACCTCGGTGCGGTCGTAGGCGAGCGTCAGGTTGTCGACGGCGAGCTCGGGCATGCCTAGGATCTCCGTTCGCGCAAGAGGAGGTATATCAGGTACGGCGCCCCCACGACCGCCGTGACGATGCCTACCGGCAGCTGGCTGGGGGCGATCGCGGTCCTCCCGATCAGGTCGGCGACGACCAGCAGTAGGGCGCCGAGCAGGGCGCTCACGGGCAGCAGCGCCTCGTGGGCGGGTCCTACGAGGCGGCGGGCGGCGTGCGGGGCCACGAGGCCCACGAAGGCGATAGCGCCGGCGACCGCCACCGCGCCGCAGGCGAGCGCGACGGCGACGGTCACCAGTGCGGCGCGGGCGAGGTCCACCCGCTGGCCGAGGGCCTTGGCCGCCTGCTCTCCCAGCGCCAGCGCGTTGAGGGCGCGCGAGCCGAGCAGCGCCGCCGGAGCCAGCACCAGGAGCCACACGCCCAGCGAGCGGACGTGCTCCCAGTCGCGTCCGTAGACGCTGCCCGTGAGCCACAGCAGCGCCCGCTGGACGTCGGTCACGTCGCCGAGCACGGTCAGGTAGGTGGTGAGGGCGCTCGCCACGGCTGAGACCCCGATGCCCACGAGGATCAGCCTCACCGGCGAGGTGCCGCCCTTCCAGGCCAGCAGGTAGACCAGCGCCGCCGTGAGCGAGCCGCCGAGGAGCGCGACCCAGGGCAGGAGCGCGGCCGGGGCGTCGGGGGCGAGCGTGAGTAGCGCGACCGCGGCGAGCCCGGCGCCCTGGCTGACGCCGAGCACGCCGGGTTCGGCGAGGCCGTTGCGGGTCAGCCCCTGGAGGATCGCGCCGGACATCGCCAGCGACGCGCCGACGAGCGTGGCCAGCGCGATCCGGGGCAGGCGGAAGCTCCGCACGACGAGGACGTCGTTCGGGTCGCTCGTCTCCAGGCCGAGGGCGGCGCGCGCGACGTCGAGCGGAGCTACGCGGTACTCGCCCTGCGTGGTGCTCACCCAGGCCGCGAGCAGCACGAGCACGAGGAGGGCGGCGGCCACCGGCAGCGTCCGGCGCGGCATCCTCAGCGAGAACCCGCCGGCGCGAACGACCAGCCAGGTCCGTGGCGTCCGGCCGGCGCTCACCGGTGCACCCGGGTCCTGGCCAGGTAGACGAAGAACGGCGCGCCGATCACGGCCATCAGCACGCCGACGGGGATCTCCTGGGGCCGCACGGCCAGCCTGGCCCCGATGTCGCCGACCGTGACGAGCGCCGCGCCGAGCAGCGCCGAGTAGGGCAGGACCCAGCGGTAGTCGACGCCGACGAGGAAGCGGGCCAGGTGCGGCGCCACCAGGCCGACGAAGCCTACGGGACCGGCCAGCGCGACGGCGCCCCCGGCCAGCAGGACGACGGAGGCTGCCGCCGCCAGCTTCACGCCCGCCGAGCCCTGTCCCAGGCCCCTGGCGACGTCCTCGCCGAGGGAGAGCGTGGTGAGCTGACGGGCCAGCGGGAGGCTCAGGGCCAGGCCGAGGAGCATGTAGGGGGCCGTGAGGCCCAGCAGCTCCCAGTCGCGTCCGGCCAGCGAGCCCGCGGTCCAGAAGCGCACCTGGTCGAGGGTGTTCTGGTCGAGGAGGAGAAGCGCGGTCGTGAGCGCGCCCAGGAAGGCCGCCAGCACGGCGCCGGCCAGGGCCAGCCTCAGCGGCGAGCTCCCGCCGGCGCCGGCGGCGGACGCCAGGCCGTAGACCAGCGCGCCGGCCAGTCCGGCCCCGGCCAGCGCGAACAGGGCGTAGGTCGCCAGCGGCGGGTCGCCGAGCACCAGGACGGCGGCGACCACCGCGAGGGCCGCGCCGGCGTTCACGCCGAGGATGCCGGGAGAGGCCAGCGGGTTGCGCGTCAGGGCCTGCATGATCGCCCCGGCCACGGCCAGCGAGGCGCCCACGAGCAGCCCGGCGAGCGTGCGGGGCAGCCGCACGGTCTGGAGAATGAGGTCGTTCAGCTCGCCCGACGGCGCGATGAGCCCGGTGACGACGTCCGCGATGGGTATCCGCAGGCTGCCCACGCCCAGGCTCACCGCCAGCAGACAGGTGACGACGCCTGCGGCCAGGACGAGGCCGACCGCGCGCGTCGTCCTGACCCGGGCGGTCCTCACGGCCCCGCCGGTCATGCCGCACCCACCGGTGGCGCCGCCCCCTCCGCGGCAGCCGGGTACGCCCGGATGGCGCCCACCCGGTACTGCGCGTAGTCGCGCACCTCCGTGCCGTCGGAGCGGGGCCTCAGGCGCTTCCAGCCGTGCAGCTCGACCACCGCCTCGTAGGCGAACGCTCCGGTCGGCCCCCGCGCCTCGATGCGCACCCGCTCCCACAGGGGCTGGTCGGCGGGGTCGCGCTCCAGCACGCACCCGCGCTTGG encodes:
- a CDS encoding ABC transporter ATP-binding protein; this translates as MPELAVDNLTLAYDRTEVVRDLAMSIPSGKVTALIGPNGCGKSTLLRGMARLMAPKAGTVLLDGKAIARLPSKEVARQLGVLPQGPTAPEGMTVRELVSQGRYPHQSLLRQWSQSDEEAVARALETTNLVDLADRPLDTLSGGQRQRAWIAMTLAQETPVLLLDEPTTFLDMAHQVEILSLLDQLNEREGRTIVMVLHDINQACRYAHHLVAMKDGAVVAQGDPHEIVDHGLVCEVFGIECSVVRDPVSGTPLCLPQSCPLRLMRAEA
- a CDS encoding iron ABC transporter permease, giving the protein MPRRTLPVAAALLVLVLLAAWVSTTQGEYRVAPLDVARAALGLETSDPNDVLVVRSFRLPRIALATLVGASLAMSGAILQGLTRNGLAEPGVLGVSQGAGLAAVALLTLAPDAPAALLPWVALLGGSLTAALVYLLAWKGGTSPVRLILVGIGVSAVASALTTYLTVLGDVTDVQRALLWLTGSVYGRDWEHVRSLGVWLLVLAPAALLGSRALNALALGEQAAKALGQRVDLARAALVTVAVALACGAVAVAGAIAFVGLVAPHAARRLVGPAHEALLPVSALLGALLLVVADLIGRTAIAPSQLPVGIVTAVVGAPYLIYLLLRERRS
- a CDS encoding iron ABC transporter permease, which encodes MTGGAVRTARVRTTRAVGLVLAAGVVTCLLAVSLGVGSLRIPIADVVTGLIAPSGELNDLILQTVRLPRTLAGLLVGASLAVAGAIMQALTRNPLASPGILGVNAGAALAVVAAVLVLGDPPLATYALFALAGAGLAGALVYGLASAAGAGGSSPLRLALAGAVLAAFLGALTTALLLLDQNTLDQVRFWTAGSLAGRDWELLGLTAPYMLLGLALSLPLARQLTTLSLGEDVARGLGQGSAGVKLAAAASVVLLAGGAVALAGPVGFVGLVAPHLARFLVGVDYRWVLPYSALLGAALVTVGDIGARLAVRPQEIPVGVLMAVIGAPFFVYLARTRVHR